The following proteins come from a genomic window of Drosophila sulfurigaster albostrigata strain 15112-1811.04 chromosome X, ASM2355843v2, whole genome shotgun sequence:
- the LOC133849068 gene encoding uncharacterized protein LOC133849068, protein MENLIEKQLLDAVVKLTEIVAESKEAATPKVESEVESEVQVKLEPLEEIEVHSVEEEEAKLQLDDEAGKLYVENKDAATPKVESEVESEVQVKLEPLKEIEAHSVEEEEAKLQLDDGKLYAEILIENKEIKTENEEESFESADDASTYSSPTSSRSRSRSRSSTPESSPMRPIITSPVPRRQPPPKVEELSETSESSMENEQEEEGDETFVKKEPDVEMMATEADDSETKLVIDENDETESKPDSNKKVDETKDEAHEMADAAGEIQEAANEISGNAENSENVAVANEESESEVQERLSLKRKMPDDLISDRFPKKKKMTSDMDTELFQKSKKLKNVFK, encoded by the coding sequence ATGGAGAATTTGATTGAGAAACAACTTTTGGACGCTGTTGTAAAGCTTACAGAAATTGTGGCTGAGAGCAAAGAAGCTGCCACACCCAAAGTTGAGTCTGAAGTTGAGTCTGAAGTCCAAGTCAAGTTGGAGCCTTTGGAGGAGATTGAAGTTCACTCTGTGGAGGAAGAGGAGGCAAAGCTCCAGTTAGACGATGAAGCTGGCAAGTTGTATGTTGAGAACAAAGATGCTGCCACACCCAAAGTTGAGTCTGAAGTTGAGTCTGAAGTCCAAGTCAAGTTGGAGCCTTTGAAGGAGATTGAAGCTCACTctgtggaggaggaggaggcaaaGCTCCAGTTAGACGATGGAAAGTTGTATGCTGAGATATTGATCGAGAATAAGGAGATCAAGACTGAGAACGAGGAAGAGAGTTTTGAATCGGCTGATGATGCCTCGACATATTCATCGCCCACTAgctctcgttctcgttctcgttcccGGAGTAGCACACCGGAATCGTCTCCCATGAGACCGATCATTACTTCTCCAGTTCCTCGACGCCAGCCACCACCTAAAGTTGAGGAACTCTCTGAAACATCCGAATCTTCGATGGAGAATGAACAGGAGGAGGAAGGCGATGAGACATTTGTGAAGAAGGAGCCCGATGTCGAGATGATGGCTACTGAAGCCGATGACTCTGAGACCAAGTTGGTCATCGATGAGAACGATGAGACAGAGAGCAAGCCGGATAGCAACAAGAAAGTCGATGAAACTAAAGATGAGGCACATGAAATGGCTGATGCTGCTGGGGAAATTCAAGAAGCCGCTAACGAGATCTCTGGCAATGCAGAGAATTCGGAGAATGTGGCAGTTGCCAATGAAGAATCAGAATCTGAAGTTCAGGAACGACTCTCGTTGAAGCGAAAGATGCCTGACGACCTGATATCTGATAGATTcccaaagaagaagaaaatgacTAGCGACATGGATACGGAACTTTTTCAAAAGTCAAAGAagcttaaaaatgtttttaagtAA